One Microlunatus soli genomic window carries:
- a CDS encoding Maf family protein, with protein MVGLVLASQSPARLATLRSAGVEPEVIVSGVDESVITDTDPAGLALALAELKARAVADQLTQRPRATPTLVVGCDSVLELDGASYGKPHEPRVAVERWHAMRGNKGVLHTGHFLVKIIDGQQVYAAGRGAATVVHFADLSDAEIEAYVGTGEPLAVAGSFTLDGLGGPFVTGIEGDPHNVVGISLPVLREMIIGAGHSWPELWS; from the coding sequence ATGGTCGGCCTGGTCCTCGCGTCGCAGTCCCCTGCGCGACTGGCAACCCTGCGCTCAGCCGGTGTCGAGCCCGAGGTGATCGTCTCCGGTGTCGACGAGAGCGTGATCACCGACACCGACCCGGCCGGACTCGCGCTGGCACTGGCCGAGCTGAAGGCGCGCGCCGTCGCCGACCAGCTGACGCAGCGACCGCGGGCGACGCCGACGTTGGTCGTCGGATGTGATTCGGTGCTCGAACTCGACGGCGCGAGCTACGGCAAGCCGCACGAGCCCCGGGTCGCTGTCGAGCGCTGGCACGCGATGCGCGGCAACAAGGGCGTGCTGCACACCGGACACTTCCTGGTCAAGATCATCGACGGGCAGCAGGTGTACGCCGCCGGTCGCGGTGCAGCCACCGTCGTGCACTTCGCCGATCTCAGCGACGCCGAGATCGAGGCCTACGTCGGCACCGGGGAACCGTTGGCGGTGGCCGGGAGTTTCACCCTGGACGGGCTGGGCGGCCCGTTCGTCACCGGCATCGAGGGCGATCCGCACAACGTGGTCGGGATCAGCCTGCCGGTGTTGCGGGAGATGATCATCGGCGCCGGGCACAGCTGGCCGGAACTGTGGAGCTGA
- a CDS encoding acyl-CoA carboxylase subunit beta, whose product MQSDIHTTAGKLADLDRRLEEAVHAGSAAAVEKQHARGKQTARERIEMLLDDGSFIELDEFARHRSTSFGMEQRRPYGDGVITGFGTVDGRQVCVFSQDFTVFGGSLGQVFGEKIVKVMDFALKTGCPLIGINDSGGARIQEGVVSLGLYGEIFRRNTHASGVIPQISLIMGPCAGGAVYSPAITDFTVMVDQTSQMFITGPDVIKTVTGEDVTMEDLGGGRTHNTTSGNAHYLATDEEDAISYVRELLSYLPQNNLEESPAFETDVELEISDHDRELDLLVPDSPNQPYDVQDVIKNVLDDADFLEVQPLYAGNIVTGYGRIEGHAVGIVANQPQVLAGCLDINASEKAARFVRTCDAFNIPVITFVDVPGFLPGTDQEWNGIIRRGAKLLFAYAEATVPLVTVITRKAYGGAYDVMGSKHLGADINLAWPTAQVAVMGAQGAVNILYRRELADADDPDTRRAELITEYDEELANPYLAAERGYIDAVIHPHQTRTELTRALRLLRNKREQLPPKKHGNIPL is encoded by the coding sequence ATGCAGTCGGACATCCACACCACGGCCGGCAAACTGGCCGACCTCGACCGTCGACTGGAAGAAGCGGTCCACGCCGGTTCCGCCGCAGCGGTGGAGAAGCAGCACGCACGCGGCAAACAGACTGCCCGCGAGCGGATCGAGATGCTGCTGGACGACGGCTCGTTCATCGAACTCGACGAATTCGCCCGGCACCGGTCCACCTCGTTCGGGATGGAGCAGCGGCGTCCGTACGGCGACGGCGTGATCACCGGCTTCGGCACCGTCGACGGCCGCCAGGTGTGCGTCTTCTCCCAGGACTTCACCGTCTTCGGCGGCTCGCTCGGCCAGGTGTTCGGGGAGAAGATCGTCAAGGTGATGGACTTCGCGCTGAAGACCGGCTGCCCGCTGATCGGGATCAACGACTCCGGTGGTGCGCGGATCCAGGAGGGCGTGGTGTCGCTCGGCCTGTACGGGGAGATCTTCCGACGCAACACCCACGCCTCCGGGGTGATCCCGCAGATCTCGTTGATCATGGGACCGTGCGCCGGCGGCGCGGTCTACTCACCGGCGATCACCGACTTCACCGTGATGGTCGATCAGACCTCACAGATGTTCATCACCGGACCGGACGTGATCAAGACCGTCACCGGTGAGGACGTGACGATGGAGGATCTCGGCGGCGGCCGGACCCACAACACGACGTCGGGCAACGCGCACTACCTCGCCACCGACGAGGAGGACGCGATCAGCTACGTGCGTGAGTTGCTGTCCTACCTGCCGCAGAACAATCTCGAGGAGTCTCCGGCCTTCGAGACCGACGTGGAGCTGGAGATCAGTGATCATGATCGCGAGCTCGATCTGCTGGTCCCGGACTCGCCCAACCAGCCCTACGACGTGCAGGACGTGATCAAGAACGTCCTGGACGACGCGGACTTCCTCGAGGTACAACCGCTGTATGCCGGCAACATCGTCACCGGCTACGGACGGATCGAAGGGCACGCGGTCGGCATCGTCGCCAATCAGCCGCAGGTGTTGGCGGGCTGCCTGGACATCAACGCCTCGGAGAAGGCGGCCCGGTTCGTCCGGACCTGCGACGCGTTCAACATCCCGGTGATCACCTTCGTCGACGTACCCGGCTTCCTGCCCGGCACCGATCAGGAGTGGAACGGCATCATCCGGCGCGGCGCGAAGCTGCTGTTCGCCTACGCCGAGGCGACCGTGCCGCTGGTCACGGTGATCACCCGTAAGGCCTACGGCGGCGCGTACGACGTGATGGGCTCCAAGCACCTCGGTGCCGACATCAACCTGGCCTGGCCGACCGCGCAGGTAGCGGTGATGGGAGCCCAGGGTGCGGTCAACATCCTGTATCGCCGCGAGCTCGCCGATGCCGATGATCCCGACACCCGGCGGGCAGAGTTGATCACCGAGTACGACGAGGAACTCGCCAATCCCTACCTGGCCGCCGAGCGCGGCTACATCGACGCGGTGATCCACCCGCACCAGACCCGGACCGAACTGACCAGAGCCCTGCGGCTGCTGCGGAACAAGCGCGAGCAACTGCCGCCGAAGAAGCACGGGAACATTCCGCTATGA
- a CDS encoding PH domain-containing protein, protein MALPRKLLGEDEHVEIHLRTHAKALILPAVALILLGAAVGVGAALIPDEYAPIGPLVVVAIGVVLAVWWCLLPFLRWATTTYTVTNRRLITRSGILTKTGRDLPLLRINDVSYERSLLDRLLGCGTLQIQTAADQGVIVLDDVPDVEQVHVIMSELLFSGGDR, encoded by the coding sequence ATGGCGTTGCCCCGGAAGCTGCTCGGCGAGGACGAGCACGTCGAGATCCACCTGCGCACGCATGCGAAGGCGTTGATCCTGCCGGCGGTCGCGCTGATCCTGCTGGGCGCCGCCGTCGGAGTGGGGGCAGCGTTGATCCCGGACGAGTACGCGCCGATCGGGCCGCTGGTGGTGGTGGCGATCGGTGTCGTGCTGGCGGTCTGGTGGTGTCTGCTGCCGTTCCTGCGGTGGGCGACCACGACCTACACCGTGACCAACCGTCGGTTGATCACCCGGTCCGGCATCCTGACCAAGACCGGCCGGGACCTGCCGCTGCTGCGGATCAACGACGTCAGCTACGAACGCAGCCTGCTCGATCGACTGTTGGGGTGCGGCACGCTGCAGATCCAGACCGCTGCCGATCAAGGGGTGATCGTGTTGGACGACGTACCCGATGTCGAACAGGTGCACGTGATCATGAGCGAATTGCTGTTCTCCGGAGGTGACCGGTGA
- a CDS encoding MFS transporter, protein MTTATLRAAQAATFAIFGLNGLLIASWTARLPVVADIFGLSPGGLGLLLLMVGLGSVLGLPLAGGIVDRLGTAGAVRAAGALLGVAMSVIAVSLLNGWLFVCGAALFCLGFGVGVWDVAQNIEGAEVERRGPKTIMPKFHAAFSGGAFVGALLGGLLAHLGVPLWSHLFGVVALGTVVVIIVSRSFLPAHAEHPDDEQAPRSRWAAWAEPRTLAIGLVVLAAALTEGAANDWVAKATVDGMGASGSGGAIMFAVFVASMTIFRYAGSALLDRFGRVATLRGCLAAAIVGLLIFVFAPSVYLAAVGAVLWGAGAALGFPVGMSAGADEPRHAAARVSVVSTVGYGAFLLGPPLLGLLGDHVGIRHALLAVAAVCLISFLSAPAVRPRPSDRAAATTGPGGRVGDHER, encoded by the coding sequence GTGACGACAGCTACCCTCCGCGCCGCGCAGGCAGCGACGTTCGCGATCTTCGGGCTGAACGGGCTGCTGATCGCCAGCTGGACCGCCCGACTGCCGGTGGTCGCCGACATCTTCGGACTGTCGCCGGGTGGCTTGGGGTTGCTGCTGCTGATGGTCGGGCTGGGGTCGGTGCTCGGTCTGCCGCTGGCCGGCGGCATCGTCGATCGGCTCGGCACGGCGGGCGCGGTCCGGGCCGCCGGTGCGCTGCTCGGCGTGGCGATGTCCGTGATCGCGGTCAGCCTGCTGAACGGCTGGTTGTTCGTCTGCGGCGCCGCCCTGTTCTGTCTCGGTTTCGGCGTCGGGGTCTGGGATGTCGCCCAGAACATCGAGGGCGCCGAGGTCGAGCGCCGCGGGCCGAAGACGATCATGCCGAAGTTCCATGCCGCGTTCAGCGGCGGTGCGTTCGTCGGTGCGCTGCTGGGTGGTCTGCTGGCCCATCTCGGCGTTCCGCTGTGGTCGCACCTGTTCGGTGTCGTCGCGCTCGGCACGGTGGTGGTGATCATCGTCTCCCGGTCCTTCCTGCCCGCACACGCCGAGCACCCCGACGACGAACAGGCACCGCGCAGCCGGTGGGCGGCCTGGGCAGAACCGCGCACGTTGGCGATCGGACTCGTCGTGCTGGCCGCCGCGCTGACCGAGGGCGCCGCCAACGACTGGGTCGCCAAGGCCACCGTGGACGGGATGGGCGCCAGCGGCAGCGGCGGCGCGATCATGTTCGCCGTGTTCGTGGCCTCGATGACGATCTTTCGCTACGCCGGCAGTGCACTGCTGGACCGCTTCGGCCGGGTGGCGACCTTGCGTGGCTGCCTGGCCGCGGCGATCGTCGGCCTGCTGATCTTCGTCTTCGCCCCATCGGTCTACCTGGCTGCTGTCGGTGCCGTGCTGTGGGGAGCCGGCGCAGCGTTGGGCTTCCCGGTCGGGATGTCGGCCGGCGCCGACGAGCCACGGCATGCCGCGGCCCGGGTATCGGTGGTGTCGACCGTCGGTTACGGCGCCTTCCTGCTCGGTCCGCCGCTGCTCGGTCTGCTCGGCGATCATGTCGGGATCCGGCACGCGCTGCTGGCGGTCGCTGCCGTCTGCCTGATCTCGTTCCTCAGCGCACCGGCGGTCCGGCCACGCCCGAGCGACCGAGCGGCCGCCACCACCGGCCCGGGCGGTAGGGTCGGCGACCATGAACGCTGA
- a CDS encoding biotin--[acetyl-CoA-carboxylase] ligase, giving the protein MDTHDHDPGAGKLDEERLQTLLIGPQSPWQRVVVAEQAGSTNADLADWARTGKASDGTALLTGYQSRGRGRLDRSWSAPPETSLAISLLVVPGTEVPAERWTWLPLIAGMATSEAIRRATDVPTLLKWPNDVMVADRKLCGILAERVETPDGPGCVIGIGVNTDLTEEQLPVPWATSLLLAGARTRDKNTVAATILRAFGLLYRNWLDDFDGSALARSYVARCATIGREVRVVLSDSEDARGRAEAIDDHGRLVVRTADGLQTFGAGDVVHLR; this is encoded by the coding sequence ATGGACACCCACGACCACGACCCCGGCGCCGGCAAGCTCGACGAGGAACGACTGCAGACCCTGCTGATCGGCCCGCAGAGTCCGTGGCAGCGGGTCGTGGTGGCCGAGCAGGCGGGTTCGACCAACGCTGATCTGGCCGACTGGGCACGCACCGGGAAGGCGTCCGACGGGACCGCGCTGTTGACCGGCTACCAATCTCGTGGGCGGGGACGGCTGGACCGTTCGTGGTCGGCGCCGCCGGAGACCAGCCTGGCGATCTCGCTGCTGGTCGTGCCCGGGACCGAGGTGCCGGCCGAACGCTGGACCTGGCTGCCGTTGATCGCCGGGATGGCGACCTCGGAGGCGATCCGTCGCGCGACGGACGTCCCGACGTTGCTGAAATGGCCCAACGACGTGATGGTCGCCGACCGCAAGCTCTGCGGCATCCTGGCCGAGCGGGTCGAGACCCCGGACGGGCCGGGCTGCGTGATCGGCATCGGCGTGAACACCGATCTGACCGAGGAGCAGTTGCCGGTGCCGTGGGCCACGTCGCTGTTGCTCGCCGGTGCCCGGACCCGGGACAAGAACACCGTGGCCGCGACCATCCTGCGGGCCTTCGGACTGCTCTACCGGAACTGGCTGGACGACTTCGACGGTTCGGCGCTGGCGCGTTCCTACGTCGCCCGCTGCGCCACCATCGGCCGTGAGGTCAGGGTCGTGCTGTCCGACAGCGAGGATGCACGCGGCCGTGCCGAGGCGATCGATGATCATGGTCGGCTGGTGGTCCGGACCGCCGATGGGCTGCAGACCTTCGGCGCCGGCGATGTGGTCCATCTGCGGTGA
- a CDS encoding acyl-CoA carboxylase subunit epsilon — MTDQPAEPQAPQITITQGNPTDEEIAAVVAVITARSVAPTAADAAPRSGWAAYWRAVRAPLPPGPGSWQAAYRR; from the coding sequence ATGACCGACCAGCCAGCAGAACCGCAAGCTCCGCAGATCACGATCACCCAGGGCAACCCGACCGACGAGGAGATCGCCGCCGTCGTCGCCGTGATCACCGCCCGGTCCGTTGCGCCGACGGCGGCCGACGCGGCGCCGCGTTCGGGTTGGGCCGCCTATTGGCGCGCCGTGCGCGCACCCCTGCCGCCAGGTCCCGGCAGCTGGCAGGCGGCCTACCGCCGCTGA
- a CDS encoding LacI family DNA-binding transcriptional regulator, translating into MIRIVDVAREAQVSVATVSRTLNNSARVDPVLAERVRAAVQKLGYRPNAVARNLRRRGTQVWALIITNLNNPFYTAVARGVEDVASELGYSVLLCNTDEDQAKQDRYLEVAAMERVAGVILAPRSDDSDVSTVQDDQIPLVVVDRALRQPVDFVTAASFEGAVLATEHLLRQGWRRPACITRPADTATAEQRRLGYEDVMRRHGLAPVVRHVGFHAGGSAEMISALLAERDAPDAFLTIDSMLALDVLGGLQRAGLHSGRDVGVISFDDASWAPVVDPPLSVIAQPAYEMGAEAARLLARRVRSEGPAEPQTMIMSTTLIVRGSCRRPKR; encoded by the coding sequence ATGATCAGGATCGTCGACGTCGCTCGGGAGGCGCAGGTCTCGGTGGCGACGGTATCCCGGACCCTCAACAACAGTGCCCGGGTCGATCCGGTGCTGGCCGAACGGGTCCGTGCGGCGGTGCAGAAGCTGGGCTATCGGCCCAATGCAGTGGCCCGCAACCTGCGACGTCGCGGCACCCAGGTGTGGGCGTTGATCATCACCAACCTGAACAACCCGTTCTACACAGCGGTGGCCAGGGGAGTGGAGGATGTCGCCTCCGAGCTGGGCTACTCGGTGCTGCTCTGCAACACCGACGAGGACCAGGCCAAACAGGACCGCTACCTGGAGGTCGCGGCGATGGAGCGGGTGGCGGGAGTGATCCTGGCACCCCGTTCGGACGATTCCGACGTCTCGACCGTGCAGGACGACCAGATCCCTCTGGTGGTGGTCGATCGGGCGCTGCGGCAGCCGGTCGACTTCGTCACCGCGGCATCCTTCGAGGGGGCCGTGCTGGCCACCGAACACCTGCTCCGGCAGGGCTGGCGGCGCCCGGCCTGCATCACCCGGCCCGCGGACACCGCGACCGCCGAACAGCGCCGACTGGGATATGAGGACGTGATGCGTCGGCACGGGCTGGCCCCGGTGGTCAGACATGTCGGCTTCCACGCCGGGGGCAGCGCGGAGATGATCAGTGCACTGCTGGCCGAGCGGGACGCACCGGACGCGTTCCTGACGATCGACTCGATGCTGGCCCTGGACGTGCTCGGCGGCCTGCAACGGGCCGGGCTGCACTCCGGCCGCGACGTGGGCGTGATCAGCTTCGACGACGCATCCTGGGCGCCGGTGGTCGACCCGCCGCTGTCGGTGATCGCCCAGCCGGCCTATGAGATGGGAGCCGAGGCCGCCCGGCTGCTGGCCCGACGGGTCCGCTCGGAAGGGCCGGCCGAACCGCAGACGATGATCATGAGCACCACCCTGATCGTCCGCGGCAGCTGCCGGCGTCCGAAGCGATGA
- a CDS encoding type II toxin-antitoxin system death-on-curing family toxin → MPEPTDLPPDSIDYIRLDDALQAVAMLGQTVRDAGLLNGALVRPQTFAFEVEVYPTLHLKAGALCDSLNRSHPLIDGNKRLSWLLTALFYQRNGYTLLTDADEGERFVLEVASGHVEVADIAHWLELHVS, encoded by the coding sequence GTGCCGGAGCCGACCGACCTGCCGCCGGATTCGATTGATTACATCCGCCTGGACGATGCGCTGCAGGCAGTCGCGATGCTCGGGCAGACGGTTCGCGATGCCGGCCTGTTGAACGGCGCCCTCGTCCGGCCGCAGACGTTCGCGTTCGAAGTCGAGGTCTATCCCACGCTGCACCTGAAGGCCGGCGCCCTGTGCGACAGCCTCAACCGATCTCATCCGCTGATCGACGGTAACAAGCGACTGTCCTGGCTTCTCACTGCCCTCTTCTATCAACGCAACGGGTACACGCTGCTGACCGACGCGGACGAGGGCGAACGATTCGTCCTGGAGGTCGCATCCGGTCACGTCGAGGTCGCCGACATCGCTCACTGGCTGGAACTGCACGTCAGCTGA
- a CDS encoding GH116 family glycosyl-hydrolase, with amino-acid sequence MSNPTSRPPDWPVLRSYDADHLQRISLPIGGIGTGTIGLGGRGDFRDFEIGNRPGKGFRPDTGCVVVRTRAHDGPARALLAEGPLPIESYQGAFGSAAAHHGLPRFTDCRFDAAYPLGQVRLADDSFPLEVTVQGFNPFVIGDVQTSGLPVAVLRYRMTNTSDVAQHLTLAAAMSNFVGANGSADAAGGNRNTFRQQEQLAGFTMTAPELDADAEAAGEVSVALISPSGAEISHRTGWADLTWGSSLLDFWDDLLDDGNLEERESAAARPIGTIAAQCELAAGASTDITLLITWNFPNRRAWRSDGHAVGTYTDDVIGNAYSVLYPDSWQTAVDIAGRLDDLETATVDCVSTVLAADAPAEITEAALFNLSTLRSSTVFQSAAGDYYGWEGTADRSGSCHGTCSHVWGYEFASSLLFAPIAQSYRETQYQRATDGQGLMSFRAGLPIEQSQAWGRAAADGQMACLVHLYLDWQLSGDHDQLTRHWPAAKRTLEFCWIPGGWDADQDGVMEGVQHNTMDVEYYGPNPQMGSWYLAALRACEEMATAMADPEFAATCRRLFDNGSRWLDDNLFNGSYYVHQVRPVDDPSAIADGLRLPGMGSAGTRNPELQLGDGCLVDQLVGQYASTLVGLGDLLDPDHVRSAWRAVHDRNFQHGFVHHFNPMRSFVLGDESAVLMCTYDEGKRPERPFPYYNEVMTGFEHTAATGLLQVGAADEAREIIGAIRARYDGARRNPFDEAECGHHYARAMASWSAYATWNRTSYSGLDRTLTVGRPDQRSFWSTGTAFGDWDPETGTVRVVGGELPIRRLLLGDREHQAPQAVLKAGEQWTVDGPSPR; translated from the coding sequence ATGAGCAACCCCACGAGCCGGCCACCGGACTGGCCGGTGCTGCGGTCCTACGATGCCGATCACCTGCAGCGGATCAGCCTGCCGATCGGCGGGATCGGTACCGGGACGATCGGACTCGGCGGCCGCGGCGACTTCCGGGACTTCGAGATCGGCAATCGACCGGGTAAGGGTTTCCGTCCGGACACCGGTTGCGTTGTCGTCCGGACCCGTGCGCACGACGGCCCGGCACGCGCGCTGCTGGCCGAAGGGCCGTTGCCGATCGAGAGCTACCAGGGCGCCTTCGGCTCGGCTGCCGCGCACCACGGCCTGCCGCGCTTCACCGACTGCCGCTTCGATGCGGCCTACCCGTTGGGCCAGGTGCGACTGGCCGACGACAGCTTCCCGCTCGAGGTCACCGTGCAAGGCTTCAACCCGTTCGTGATCGGCGATGTACAGACCAGCGGACTTCCCGTTGCGGTGCTGCGCTATCGAATGACCAACACCAGCGACGTCGCCCAGCACCTCACCCTGGCCGCCGCGATGAGCAATTTCGTCGGGGCCAACGGCAGCGCCGATGCCGCCGGCGGCAATCGGAACACCTTTCGCCAGCAGGAGCAGTTGGCCGGATTCACGATGACCGCCCCCGAACTCGACGCCGATGCGGAGGCCGCCGGTGAGGTCAGCGTCGCGCTGATCAGCCCGAGCGGCGCCGAGATCAGCCACCGCACGGGTTGGGCCGACCTGACATGGGGGAGTTCGCTGCTCGACTTCTGGGACGACCTGCTCGACGACGGCAACCTGGAGGAGCGGGAGAGCGCCGCGGCGCGGCCGATCGGAACCATCGCCGCGCAATGCGAACTCGCCGCCGGAGCCAGCACAGACATCACACTGTTGATCACCTGGAACTTCCCGAATCGGAGAGCCTGGCGGTCCGACGGACATGCCGTCGGGACCTATACCGACGACGTGATCGGCAACGCCTATTCCGTGCTGTACCCGGACAGCTGGCAAACCGCCGTCGATATCGCCGGCCGGTTGGATGATCTTGAAACAGCCACCGTCGACTGCGTTTCCACCGTGCTGGCAGCCGATGCGCCCGCCGAGATCACCGAGGCGGCGCTGTTCAACCTGTCGACGCTGCGCAGTTCGACCGTCTTCCAATCCGCAGCCGGCGATTACTACGGCTGGGAGGGCACCGCGGACCGCTCCGGCAGCTGTCACGGCACCTGCAGCCATGTCTGGGGCTACGAATTCGCCAGCTCGCTGCTGTTCGCGCCGATCGCCCAGTCCTACCGGGAAACCCAGTATCAGCGAGCGACCGACGGACAGGGCCTGATGAGCTTTCGTGCCGGACTGCCGATCGAACAGTCCCAAGCCTGGGGGCGGGCCGCCGCGGACGGCCAGATGGCCTGCCTGGTCCATCTGTATCTGGACTGGCAGCTCAGCGGCGATCATGATCAACTCACCCGACACTGGCCCGCTGCCAAACGGACCCTGGAGTTCTGTTGGATACCCGGCGGTTGGGACGCCGACCAGGACGGCGTGATGGAGGGCGTCCAGCACAACACCATGGACGTGGAGTACTACGGTCCGAACCCACAGATGGGATCGTGGTATCTCGCCGCGCTGCGAGCCTGCGAAGAGATGGCCACGGCCATGGCGGATCCCGAATTCGCCGCTACCTGTCGCAGACTCTTCGACAACGGATCGCGGTGGTTGGACGACAATCTCTTCAACGGCAGCTACTACGTCCACCAGGTCCGGCCGGTCGACGACCCGTCCGCGATCGCCGACGGACTGCGGCTGCCCGGGATGGGATCGGCCGGCACGAGAAATCCGGAACTGCAACTCGGCGACGGTTGCCTGGTCGATCAGTTGGTCGGTCAGTATGCGTCCACCCTGGTCGGTCTCGGCGACCTGCTGGACCCCGATCACGTCCGGTCGGCCTGGCGGGCAGTCCATGATCGAAACTTCCAACACGGCTTCGTGCACCACTTCAACCCGATGCGCAGCTTCGTGCTCGGCGACGAGTCCGCCGTGCTGATGTGTACCTATGACGAGGGCAAGCGCCCGGAGCGTCCCTTCCCGTACTACAACGAGGTGATGACCGGCTTCGAACACACCGCAGCCACCGGGCTGCTCCAGGTCGGAGCCGCCGACGAGGCCCGGGAGATCATCGGTGCCATCCGAGCCAGGTACGACGGCGCTCGACGCAATCCGTTCGACGAGGCCGAGTGCGGCCACCATTACGCCCGCGCGATGGCCAGTTGGTCGGCCTACGCCACCTGGAATCGGACGTCCTACTCCGGACTGGACCGGACCCTGACCGTCGGCCGGCCGGATCAGCGGTCGTTCTGGTCGACCGGAACCGCCTTCGGCGACTGGGATCCGGAGACCGGCACCGTCCGGGTGGTCGGCGGCGAGCTGCCGATCCGGCGGCTACTGCTCGGCGATCGGGAGCATCAAGCACCACAGGCCGTGCTGAAGGCCGGTGAACAGTGGACGGTGGACGGCCCCAGTCCCCGATGA
- a CDS encoding DUF885 domain-containing protein: protein MNAESRPVDEIADRYVEDAVRRQPTLATALGIAGYDDQWDDFSPDGYAELAEHDRRTLAALHAAAPTDERENSAKEAMIERLTCATELYDAHIVTSRVSVIADVAHEVREIFDLMPTDTADGWRNIAARLRTVGTPLSQARQTLAQEASAGNVSAKRQIEGTAEQIRSWTGEQGSHDFFAELIGGLPAEHGETLAAELRGAADVARQAFTDFADWLQTDLLGSAPSLDAVGEERYALNSRYFLGATVDLQETYEWGWAELERLQDQQRAIARELYGSEDIKAAYAALDADPARQISGAEAFREWMQGLADQALSDLAGTHFDIPDPIARIECCLAPTHDGGIYYTGPTEDFSRPGRMWWAVPEGIDSFATWKEVTTVYHEGVPGHHLQVGQNAYRSDLLNRWQRLLCWVSGHGEGWALYAERLMDDLGYLSDPGNRMGMLDAQVFRATRVIIDIGMHLQLPIPDGNRWGFHPGERWTPQAGLEFLIMNTATDEPTLRFELDRYLGWPGQAPSYKIGERIWLQAREDARQRAGADFDLRRFHADALNLGPMGLDPLRAALARL from the coding sequence ATGAACGCTGAGTCGCGTCCGGTCGACGAGATCGCCGACCGCTACGTCGAAGATGCCGTCCGTCGGCAGCCGACCCTGGCCACTGCGCTGGGCATCGCCGGCTATGACGACCAGTGGGACGACTTCTCCCCCGACGGCTACGCCGAGCTCGCCGAACACGACCGCCGGACGCTGGCCGCGCTGCACGCCGCCGCACCGACCGACGAGCGGGAGAACAGCGCCAAGGAGGCGATGATCGAGCGGTTGACCTGTGCGACCGAGTTGTACGACGCGCACATCGTCACCAGCAGGGTCAGCGTGATCGCCGACGTCGCCCACGAGGTCCGCGAGATCTTCGACCTGATGCCGACCGATACGGCCGACGGCTGGCGCAACATCGCCGCCCGGTTGCGGACGGTCGGCACGCCGCTGTCCCAGGCCCGGCAGACGCTGGCGCAGGAGGCCTCCGCCGGGAACGTGTCGGCCAAACGTCAGATCGAGGGCACCGCGGAGCAGATCCGGAGTTGGACCGGCGAGCAAGGCAGCCACGACTTCTTCGCCGAGCTGATCGGCGGCCTGCCGGCCGAGCACGGTGAGACGTTGGCCGCCGAACTGCGCGGAGCGGCCGATGTCGCGCGGCAGGCGTTCACCGACTTCGCCGACTGGCTGCAGACCGACCTGTTGGGTTCCGCACCGAGCCTGGACGCGGTCGGCGAGGAGCGTTATGCGCTGAACAGCCGCTACTTCCTGGGGGCGACGGTCGATCTGCAGGAGACCTACGAGTGGGGTTGGGCAGAGCTGGAGCGGCTCCAAGATCAACAGCGGGCGATCGCCCGGGAGCTCTACGGCAGCGAGGACATCAAGGCCGCCTATGCCGCCCTCGATGCCGATCCGGCACGGCAGATCTCCGGCGCCGAGGCATTCCGGGAATGGATGCAAGGCCTGGCCGACCAGGCGCTGAGTGATCTTGCCGGGACGCACTTCGACATCCCGGACCCGATCGCCAGGATCGAGTGCTGCCTGGCGCCGACCCATGACGGGGGCATCTACTACACCGGCCCGACCGAGGACTTCTCCCGACCGGGGAGGATGTGGTGGGCGGTGCCGGAGGGGATCGACAGCTTCGCCACCTGGAAGGAGGTCACCACCGTCTACCACGAGGGGGTGCCCGGCCATCACCTCCAGGTCGGCCAGAACGCCTACCGTTCCGATCTGCTGAACCGCTGGCAACGCTTGCTGTGTTGGGTTTCCGGGCACGGTGAGGGCTGGGCGCTGTACGCCGAGCGGCTGATGGACGATCTCGGATACCTCAGCGATCCCGGCAACCGGATGGGCATGCTGGACGCCCAGGTGTTCCGGGCGACCCGGGTGATCATCGATATCGGTATGCACCTGCAGTTGCCGATCCCGGACGGTAACCGGTGGGGTTTCCATCCGGGCGAGCGGTGGACTCCGCAGGCCGGTCTGGAGTTCCTGATCATGAACACGGCGACCGACGAGCCGACGCTGCGTTTCGAGTTGGACCGGTATCTGGGCTGGCCGGGGCAGGCGCCGTCGTACAAGATCGGTGAACGGATCTGGCTGCAGGCCCGCGAGGATGCCCGACAGCGGGCCGGCGCCGACTTCGACCTGCGACGGTTCCATGCCGACGCGCTGAATCTCGGTCCGATGGGCCTGGATCCGCTGCGCGCAGCACTGGCCAGGCTCTGA